The proteins below come from a single Chrysoperla carnea chromosome 1, inChrCarn1.1, whole genome shotgun sequence genomic window:
- the LOC123305015 gene encoding nuclear envelope integral membrane protein 1 isoform X2 produces MSFQKYVIITILFLYLITSVTSVQTLVHHLQPGSKLNFTPFSNKLEVFCYAGKPKYVVNLWQTISLKINTDSQTNDYEIYEGSTREEVLSEYEEKHSKWSFNMFSSKPKAVKIDPFLPSCVGIETATPYHVELHMIRVDYWKVLMLIAGVLLFLSAGKLSENSLFYYICGVSFGICASFLILIYFVSKLFPKKPMMYGFVIGGWTIGVYLLQLILENVRTIFVTYQTYLMYYVLATGFISFVICYRLGPPTNPRSKNLIRWSLMGAALLTIFHSSHFHEATMGFIVILVISYNIPKLWIAKSRTFWKRKFPPKSKLLSNEEYYEQGAKETVKALDELREFCSSPQCNQWKTVLKLKDAKRFASFIEGEHHLSDDEILEYENDQSVRRSDCEYDGELTDDSTSSIEL; encoded by the exons atgtcatttcaAAAATACGTGATTATAAcgattctatttttatatttaataacttcTGTAACTTCAGTACAAACAC ttgttcACCATCTCCAACCTGGAAGTAAATTAAACTTTActccattttcaaataaattggaAGTATTTTGCTATGCGGGAAAACCTAAATATGTGGTTAATTTATGGCAAACAATTTCT CTTAAAATTAACACAGATTCACAAACGAACGATTATGAAATCTATGAAGGATCTACACGTGAAGAAGTTCTCAGTGAATATGAAGAAAAACATTCGAAATGGTCGTTTAACATGTTTTCATCAAAACCCAAAGCTGTGAAAATTGACCCATTTTTACCAAGTTGTGTTGGAATCGAAACTGCAACTCCATATCATGTTGAATTACATATGATAC GTGTTGATTATTGGAAAGTTTTAATGCTTATAGCTGGTGTGTTGTTATTTTTATCCGCTGGAAAATTGAgtgaaaattcattattttattacatatgtgGTGTGTCTTTTGGAATATGTGCCTCATTTTTAATCCTCATTTATTTTGTCAGTAAACTTTTCCCAAAA AAACCAATGATGTACGGTTTTGTGATTGGCGGTTGGACTATTGGTGTATATttattgcaattaattttagaaaatgtacGAACAATATTCGTGACCTATCAAACATATTTAATGTATTATGTGCTTGCAACTGGATTCATTAGTTTTGTGATTTGTTATCGTTTGGGTCCACCAACCAATCCAAGAAGTAAGAATTTAATACGATGGAGTTTAATGGGAGCTGCTTTACTTACCATTTTCCATAGTAGTCATTTTCATGAGGCTACAATGGGTTTTATTGTGATATtagttatttcatataatattccGAAATTATGGATTGCTAAATCACGAACTTTTTG GAAAAGAAAATTCCcaccaaaatcaaaattattatcgaaTGAGGAATATTATGAACAAGGTGCTAAAGAGACAGTTAAAGCTTTGGATGAATTAAGAGAATTTTGTTCAAGTCCACAATGTAATCAATggaaaacagttttaaaattaaaagatgcTAAACG ATTTGCTTCTTTCATCGAAGGCGAGCATCATTTAAGTGATGATGAAATTCTAGAATATGAAAATGATCAAAGTGTACGACGCTCAGACTGTGAATACGATGGCGAATTAACAGATGATTCAACGAGTTCAATCGAGTTATGA
- the LOC123290589 gene encoding uncharacterized protein LOC123290589 — MGNKLCKPCGKRYKKIEQAGSVLDRVISQASNEDQCLLYKLANYKKGGELIDAYNQGGQIEVEKLIKEQFGVLLYNDGKGQIINRAEYLRWKFRDQKQVVLPIEASLSRHDPLAKWSDHEACWQMQYRGSLGETLLHVLIICDTRIHTKLARTLLKCFPKQAVDVVEGEEYLGAGALHLAIAYNNNELVQDLVEAGANVNQRAIGSFFLPRDQQRPKPTKTTDYEGLAYLGEYPLAWAACCANESVYNLLLEEGASPDLQDTFGNMILHMVVVCDKLDMFGYALRHPKLPASNGILNRAGLTPLTLACKLGRAEVFREMLELSAKEFWRYSNITCSAYPLNALDTLLPDGRTNWNSALFIILNGTKEEHLDMLDGGIIQKLLEEKWKTYARNQFLKRLLILMVHLLCLSLAVYFRPEDPDEPLLGWSEDPVVITRYGCEIGTLIGVLSYVVFQQGDEIKNQGLLTFLKQQSHAPAKAIFLVSNLLILACIPYRLIGDKKTEEAILVFAVPGSWFLLMFFAGAVRLTGPFVTMVYSMITGDMLTFGIIYTIVLFGFSQSFYFLYKGFPGVKNTLYNNYLSTWMALFQITLGDYNYSDLSMTTYPAVSKSVFAIFMVFVPILLLNMLIAMMGNTYAHVIEQSEKEWMKQWAKIVVTLERAVPQSDAHHYLQEYSIKLGPGEEPGTEQRGVMIIKSKNKTRAKQRKGAVANWKRVGKVTITALRKRGLTGEQLRCIMWGRESISTPVKATRPPIGMDPTILNPDATPNITGGFGGSLTAALDVMAFTHDLNIGATTNPKSEIVLNNKPLVDAQNVQNKSVSQMNAQNTIMSGQNLIPNADKSIGAGLGGNALFGMLDQLADSQVIPPTPSTMAKTQSTNLIQSEKNMNLKTTQVQDPLRELVISSTMKDYPEEILHSLAIQAANVEAAAQAAGKAKSTLANQMQSCFGDMFAIGATMTAKSKFEEARKKQYTILDPSDSDGFGDAPLGKISRQRRARSASARNSSARLDKSKMLVPTESETSASENDVTTVSYEQMTKEEEDDYATLRIRQVKESFQATSSACYSLRPTNIDIAIGLPINTSETLCSEMFVAGDGNGIEVEAGDISKKLNNLQKRKRRPKTARTNKVTPEVKVSTKHRRHSAKTDLETHEPESPPDPLEPWSTRPIANMNTILAWENEIE, encoded by the exons ATGGGCAATAAATTGTGTAAGCCGTGCGGAAAacgctataaaaaaattgaacaagcGGGATCTGTACTTGATCGTGTTATTAGTCAAGCTTCGAACGAAGAtcaatgtttattatataaacttgcaaattataaaaaag ggGGAGAATTAATTGATGCGTATAATCAAGGGGGACAAATTgaagttgaaaaattaattaaagaacaatTTGGTGTTTTATTATACAATGATGGAAAAGGGCAAATTATAAATCGTGCCGAATATTTACGTTGGAAATTTCGAGATCAAAAACAA GTTGTTCTACCAATAGAAGCATCATTAAGTAGACACGATCCTTTGGCAAAATGGTCAGATCACGAAGCATGTTGGCAAATGCAATATCGTGGATCCTTAGGGGAAACATTGTTACATGTGCTAATTATTTGTGACACCCGTATTCATACTAAACTTGCACGAAcacttttaaaatgttttcccAAACAAGCAGTGGATGTAGTCGAAGGAGAAGAATATTTag gtGCAGGCGCTTTACATTTAGCAATTGCatacaataataatgaattagTTCAAGATTTAGTTGAGGCTGGTGCAAATGTTAATCAAAGAGCAATCGGCAGTTTCTTTTTGCCGCGTGATCAACAACGACCAAAACCAACAAAAACCACTGATTATGAAGGTTTAGCGTATTTAGGTGAATATCCGTTAGCATGGGCAGCATGTTGTGCAAATGAaagtgtttataatttattattagaagAAGGAGCCTCGCCTGATTTACAGGATACCTTTGGAAATATGATTTTACATATGGTTGTCGTTTGTGATAAATTG gaCATGTTTGGCTATGCTTTACGACATCCAAAATTGCCAGCAAGTAATGGTATTTTAAACAGAGCTGGTCTTACACCATTAACATTAGCTTGCAAACTTGGCCGTGCAGAAGTTTTCCGAGAAATGTTGGAATTATCAGCAAAAGAATTTTGGCGATACAGTAACATAACATGTTCTGCTTATCCATTAAATGCACTGGATACACTTTTACCAGATGGACGaacaa attGGAATTCAGccttattcattattttaaatggtaCAAAAGAAGAGCATTTAGATATGCTTGATGGgggtattatacaaaaattacttgAAGAAAAGTGGAAAACCTATGCTCgg AACCAGTTTctaaaaagattattaatattaatggtTCATCTATTATGTTTATCCCTTGCTGTTTATTTTCGACCAGAAGATCCAGATGAACCATTACTTGGCTGGTCAGAAGATCCGGTTGTAATTACACGTTATGGATGTGAAATTGGTACATTAATTGGTGTATTAAGTTatgtggtatttcaacaaggagatgaaattaaaaatcagGGTTTGTTAACGTTTTTAAAACAACag TCTCATGCGCCAGCCAAAGCAATATTTttagtatcaaatttattaattttggcaTGTATACCATATCGTTTAATTGGTGATAAAAAAACAGAAGAAGCTATATTAGTTTTTGCTGTGCCAGGATCTTGGtttttattgatgttttttGCTGG AGCTGTTCGTTTAACCGGACCATTCGTAACAATGGTGTACAGTATGATAACTGGTGACATGCTTACATTTGgtataatttatacaattgtATTATTTGGATTTTCACAATCATTTTACTTCTTATATAAAGGATTTCCTGgtgttaaaaatacattatataataattatttatctacATGGATGGCACTTTTTCAAATTACACTTGGAgattataat taTTCAGATTTAAGTATGACCACATATCCAGCTGTTAGCAAATCGGTGTTTgcaatttttatggtatttgtACCAATTTTGCTGTTAAACATGTTAATCGCTATGATGGGTAACACATATGCGCATGTCATTGAACAAAGTGAAAAAGAATGGATGAAACAG tggGCCAAAATTGTGGTAACATTAGAGCGAGCAGTACCTCAATCAGATGCACATCATTATTTACAAGAGTACAGTATTAAATTAGGACCTGGAGAAGAACCGGGTACTGAACAACGAGGTGTCatgattataaaatcgaaaaataaaaccaGGGCCAAACAACGTAAAGGAGCTGTTGCAAATTGGAAG cgCGTTGGAAAAGTTACAATTACAGCTTTACGTAAACGAGGTCTTACCGGAGAGCAACTTCGATGTATAATGTGGGGTAGAGAATCAATTTCAACACCAGTTAAGGCAACCAG GCCACCGATTGGAATGGATCCAACTATATTAAATCCAGATGCAACTCCAAATATAACGGGAGGTTTTGGAGGATCATTAACGGCTGCTCTGGATGTAATGGCATTTACTCATGATTTGAACATAGGCGCCACAACAAATCCAAAGAGTGAAATAGTATTGAATAATAAACCTTTG gttGACGCCCAAAATGTACAAAACAAAAGTGTTTCTCAAATGAATGCCCAAAATACAATTATGTCCGGTCAAAATTTAATACCCAATGCAGATAAATCAATTGGAGCAGGACTTGGAGGTAATGCATTATTTGGAATGTTAGATCAATTAGCCGACTCACAAGTAATCCCACCAACACCTTCAACAATGGCAAAAACTCAATCAACAAATTTGATACAATCcgagaaaaatatgaatttaaaaacaacgCAAGTCCAAGATCCATTACGTGAGTTAGTGATTTCATCAACAATGAAAGATTACCCCGAAGAAATTTTACATTCGTTGGCAATCCAAGCAGCTAATGTTGAAGCAGCCGCACAAGCAGCTGGTAAAGCTAAGAGCACGTTGGCAAATCAAATGCAAAGCTGTTTTGGTGATATGTTTGCGATAGGTGCAACAATGACAGCAAAAAGTAAATTCGAAGAGGctagaaaaaaacaatatactATTTTGGATCCTAGTGATAGTGATGGTTTTGGAG acGCACCTTTAGGTAAAATATCCCGACAAAGGCGGGCACGATCGGCAAGTGCTCGTAATTCCTCAGCAAGATTAGATAAATCAAAAATGTTAGTTCCAACTGAATCTGAAACAAGTGCATCTGAAAATGATGTCACAACAGTTAGTTACGAACAAATGACCAAAGAAGAGGAAGATGATTATGCAACACTTCGAATTCGTCAAGTAAAAGAATCATTTCAAGCAACCAGCTCCGCTTGTTACAGTTTACGACCTACGAATATTGATATCGCAATTGGATTGCCAATAAATACAAGTGAAACACTATGTTCAGAAATGTTTGTGGCTGGCGATGGAAATGGTATTGAAGTTGAGGCTGGTGATATTTCGaagaaattgaataatttacagAAGAGAAAACGGCGACCGAAAACTGCTCGAACAAATAA ggTTACTCCAGAAGTCAAAGTGTCAACGAAACATCGAAGGCATTCAGCTAAAACAGATCTTGAAACACATGAACCCGAATCACCACCAGATCCCTTAGAACCATGGAGTACTCGTCCAATAGCAAATATGAACACAATACTTGCATgggaaaatgaaattgaataa
- the LOC123303304 gene encoding pre-mRNA 3' end processing protein WDR33: MDNQLFMKPPTPVGNDMQGSLPNVSMPPPTMSAPPPNMTVPPPNMPGAPGQGQGGGNFNQRFNNNQQFQPRQFFRSFQPFVPRGPIGPMTLEDFDGKRLRKSVMRKTVDYNSAIIEALETRIWHRDYRDRRALQPDVMYYPEMLPPPSYPDNAINCVTTRFVKTATNKMRCPIFCMAWTPEGRRLVTGASSGEFTLWNGLTFNFETILQAHDSPVRTMVWSHNDNWMVTGDHAGYVKYWQSNMNNVKMFQAHKEALRGISFSPSDSKFVTCSDDGTLRIWDFLHCHEEHVLRGHGADVKCVQWHPQKSLIISGSKDNQQPIKLWDPKTGQSLATLHAHKSTVMDLKWNDNGNWLITASRDHLLKLFDLRNLNQEVQTFRGHKKEASSVAWHPAHEGLFASGGSDGSIMFWHVGADKEVGAIEQAHDSIVWTLAWHPLGHILCSGSNDHSSKFWTRNRPGDMMRDKYNLNTLPAGLSGLEEFDADEPSVIPGMGPEDKVEITLPSDSASMAIPGLDLDAPPSNAEDKPNKTKKVPYSKPIPRNFQAQWNDTEEEGPRDSTISEVISHIVENTPGVVPLQKIAPSAIIVYGKVLPVEPGSVLEKKIAEGPEALKRYIASGAIEELHDVMPHEEDDDYLNDDDDSTTTPLTLPNVVLPTPLPSSKLQNLAALGAPTLPPAPKIPSLLDAPIPNLTDKVKSERPRKSRFSDINESTNSNDSTSVNAHFNRPQFNTSNLDNMRANSMDMFSNPNSNFSTNNDENRRQDQDYRDQNRLGGGDQNYRDQGFRNMYQQDNSNSYNDEMDDYHDEDDRDRDSPKRGRFDSFRDDRDDNDEWQFRNWDNNDNGNFNGMNNFGNDNFGGRPSPNNFGNNFRPPSGGSNFGNRPFGNQNNFRNDGPSSGGGGSGWNNGGGGGGGGGGGGGRNNDNFRNNRGFRGRGSRRNNGRGGPRGPQRGRNTFN, translated from the exons ATggataatcaattatttatgaaaCCTCCAACACCGGTTGGTAACGATATGCAAGGATCACTTCCAAATGTGAGCATGCCGCCACCAACCATGTCTGCGCCTCCACCAAACATGACAGTTCCGCCACCAAATATGCCTGGAGCACCTGGACAGGGACAAGGCGGTGGTAATTTTAATCAAcgctttaataataatcaacaatTCCAACCACGACAATTTTTTCGATCATTTCAACCGTTTGTTCCACGTGGTCCAATCGGACCGATGACATTAGAGGATTTTGATGGGAAACGTTTACGTAAAAGTGTGATGCGAAAAACTGTTGATTATAATTCGGCGATTATTGAAGCTTTAGAG ACACGCATTTGGCATCGTGATTATAGGGATCGAAGAGCATTACAACCGGATGTAATGTATTATCCAGAAATGTTACCACCGCCCAGTTATCCAGATAATGCAATCAATTGTGTAACAACACGATTTGTTAAAACAGCTACAAATAAAATGCGTTGTCCCATTTTCTGTATGGCTTGGACACCAGAAGGTCGTCGACTTGTAACTGGTGCATCGTCAGGTGAATTCACATTATGGAATGGTTTAACGTTcaattttgaaactattttacag GCTCACGATAGTCCTGTTCGAACAATGGTCTGGTCACATAACGATAATTGGATGGTAACTGGCGATCATGCAGGCTACGTCAAATACTGGCAGAGTAACATGAACAATGTGAAGATGTTCCAGGCACATAAGGAAGCCCTTCGTGGCATCAG ctTCAGTCCATCGGATAGTAAATTTGTAACCTGTTCGGATGATGGTACGTTGCGGATATGGGATTTCTTACATTGCCACGAAGAACACGTTTTAAGAG ggcATGGTGCGGATGTTAAGTGCGTCCAATGGCATCCACAAAAATCACTTATAATCTCAGGTAGTAAAGATAATCAACAACCAATCAAATTATGGGATCCAAAAACTGGACAATCTTTAGCTACATT GCATGCTCATAAATCAACGGTTATGGATTTAAAATGGAACGATAATGGGAATTGGTTAATAACTGCGTCACGtgatcatttattaaaattattcgatttacgTAATCTTAATCAAGAAGTACAAACATTTAGGGGACATAAAAAAGAAGCATCAAGTGTTGCTTGGCATCCGGCGCATGAAGGTTTATTTGCAAGTGGTGGATCCGATGGTTCGATTATGTTCTGGCATGTTGGCGCCGATAAAGAAGTTGGTGCTATTGAACAAGCTCACGATAGTATTGTGTGGACGTTGGCGTGGCATCCATTGGGTCATATTTTATGTTCGGGATCGAATGATCATTCGAGTAAATTTTGGACGAGAAATCGTCCTGGTGATATGATGCGTgacaaatataatttgaatacatTACCAGCAGGACTTAGTGGCCTTGAAGAATTTGATGCag ATGAACCATCAGTAATTCCTGGAATGGGCCCTGAGGATAAAGTCGAAATAACATTGCCGTCCGATTCCGCATCAATGGCAATACCTGGCCTTGATTTGGATGCACCACCGAGTAATGCTGAAGATAAACCAAACAAAACGAAGAAAGTGCCTTACAGCAAACCAATTCCACGTAATTTTCAAGCGCAATGGAACGATACAGAAGAAGAAGGTCCTAGAGATAGTACAATTAGTGAAGTTATATCGCATATTGTTGAAAATACACCTGGTGTGGTTCCTTTACAAAAAATTGCTCCATCAGCCATTATTGTTTATGGAAAAGTGTTGCCTGTTGAAC CGGGTTCAGTATTAGAGAAGAAAATCGCAGAAGGACCTGAAGCTTTAAAACGATACATAGCTTCAGGTGCTATTGAAGAGTTGCACGATGTAATGCCACACGAAGAAGACGACGACTATCTGAATGATGACGATGATAGTACAACTACGCCTTTAACTTTACCAAATGTTGTTCTTCCAACCCCGTTGCCGAGCTCGAAATTacag aatcTAGCGGCATTAGGAGCTCCAACATTACCTCCAGCTCCAAAAATACCAAGTTTATTGGATGCACCCATACCAAATCTCACAGATAAAGTGAAATCAGAACGGCCACGAAAATCACGATTTTCCGACATAAATGAATCAACAAATTCGAATGACTCGACGAGCGTTAATGCTCATTTTAATCGACCACAATTTAATACATCGAACTTAGATAATATGCGAGCGAATAGCATGGATATGTTTAGTAATCCGAATTCCAATTTTAGTACTAACAATGATGAAAACCGACGACAAGATCAAGATTATCGAGATCAAAATCGTCTTGGAGGTGGTGATCAAAATTATCGTGATCAAGGATTTCGAAACATGTATCAGCAAGACAACTCAAATTCGTATAACGATGAAATGGATGATTATCATGATGAAGATGATCGTGATCGAGACAGTCCGAAACGTGGTCGATTTGATTCATTCCGAGATGATCGTGACGATAACGATGAGTGGCAATTTCGTAACTGGGACAATAACGATAACGGTAATTTTAATGGTATGAATAATTTTGGCAATGATAACTTTGGTGGAAGACCATCACCAAATAATTTCGGTAATAATTTTCGTCCACCAAGTGGTGGATCAAACTTTGGAAATCGACCATTTGGTAATCAAAATAACTTCCGAAATGATGGACCATCATCAGGTGGTGGTGGAAGTGGTTGGAATAACGGCGGTGGAGGTGGTGGAGGAGGAGGAGGGGGAGGTGGtcgtaataatgataatttccgTAATAATCGTGGATTTCGTGGTCGTGGTTCTCGTCGGAATAATGGACGTGGTGGACCTCGGGGACCTCAAAGAGGTCGAAATACATTCAATTAA
- the LOC123305015 gene encoding nuclear envelope integral membrane protein 1 isoform X1: MSFQKYVIITILFLYLITSVTSVQTLVHHLQPGSKLNFTPFSNKLEVFCYAGKPKYVVNLWQTISLKINTDSQTNDYEIYEGSTREEVLSEYEEKHSKWSFNMFSSKPKAVKIDPFLPSCVGIETATPYHVELHMIRVDYWKVLMLIAGVLLFLSAGKLSENSLFYYICGVSFGICASFLILIYFVSKLFPKKPMMYGFVIGGWTIGVYLLQLILENVRTIFVTYQTYLMYYVLATGFISFVICYRLGPPTNPRSKNLIRWSLMGAALLTIFHSSHFHEATMGFIVILVISYNIPFNTFQVHLILFFFSKYCFYRKRKFPPKSKLLSNEEYYEQGAKETVKALDELREFCSSPQCNQWKTVLKLKDAKRFASFIEGEHHLSDDEILEYENDQSVRRSDCEYDGELTDDSTSSIEL, encoded by the exons atgtcatttcaAAAATACGTGATTATAAcgattctatttttatatttaataacttcTGTAACTTCAGTACAAACAC ttgttcACCATCTCCAACCTGGAAGTAAATTAAACTTTActccattttcaaataaattggaAGTATTTTGCTATGCGGGAAAACCTAAATATGTGGTTAATTTATGGCAAACAATTTCT CTTAAAATTAACACAGATTCACAAACGAACGATTATGAAATCTATGAAGGATCTACACGTGAAGAAGTTCTCAGTGAATATGAAGAAAAACATTCGAAATGGTCGTTTAACATGTTTTCATCAAAACCCAAAGCTGTGAAAATTGACCCATTTTTACCAAGTTGTGTTGGAATCGAAACTGCAACTCCATATCATGTTGAATTACATATGATAC GTGTTGATTATTGGAAAGTTTTAATGCTTATAGCTGGTGTGTTGTTATTTTTATCCGCTGGAAAATTGAgtgaaaattcattattttattacatatgtgGTGTGTCTTTTGGAATATGTGCCTCATTTTTAATCCTCATTTATTTTGTCAGTAAACTTTTCCCAAAA AAACCAATGATGTACGGTTTTGTGATTGGCGGTTGGACTATTGGTGTATATttattgcaattaattttagaaaatgtacGAACAATATTCGTGACCTATCAAACATATTTAATGTATTATGTGCTTGCAACTGGATTCATTAGTTTTGTGATTTGTTATCGTTTGGGTCCACCAACCAATCCAAGAAGTAAGAATTTAATACGATGGAGTTTAATGGGAGCTGCTTTACTTACCATTTTCCATAGTAGTCATTTTCATGAGGCTACAATGGGTTTTATTGTGATATtagttatttcatataatattcc atttaatacatttcaaGTTCACctgatattatttttcttttccaaatattgtttttacagGAAAAGAAAATTCCcaccaaaatcaaaattattatcgaaTGAGGAATATTATGAACAAGGTGCTAAAGAGACAGTTAAAGCTTTGGATGAATTAAGAGAATTTTGTTCAAGTCCACAATGTAATCAATggaaaacagttttaaaattaaaagatgcTAAACG ATTTGCTTCTTTCATCGAAGGCGAGCATCATTTAAGTGATGATGAAATTCTAGAATATGAAAATGATCAAAGTGTACGACGCTCAGACTGTGAATACGATGGCGAATTAACAGATGATTCAACGAGTTCAATCGAGTTATGA
- the LOC123300968 gene encoding ras suppressor protein 1 produces MNQTQVSCIPNATKMSKTKKVLDEAREINNPELDLADKGIASIEEMPSLLTMTNITRLTLSHNKIQSVPPGIANLINLEILTLANNLIEELPLSLSSMPKLRILNLAINRLNVLPRGFGAFPALEVLDLTYNNLSEKNLPGNFFMMETLRALYLGDNDFEFLPPEIGNLKNLQILVLRENDLIELPKEIGDLQRLRELHIQGNRLTVLPPEIGNLDMMSNKAVIKLEGNEWVTPIADQLQVGISHVMEYLKTETYRILYNRHMAAKPPPPPSCIDKSKKISRTRS; encoded by the exons ATGAATCAAACACAAGTTTCTTGTATACCAAACGCAACCAAGatgtcaaaaacgaaaaaagttttagatGAAGCAAGAGAAATAAATAATCCCGAGCTAGATTTAGCTGATAAGGGGATTGCATCTATAGAAGAGATGCCAAGTTTAc ttacgATGACGAATATTACGCGTCTAACTTTGAGCCATAATAAAATACAGA GTGTTCCTCCTGGCATTGCAAATTTAATCAACTTAGAAATTTTAACTTtggcaaataatttaattgaagaaTTACCTCTATCATTGTCATCGATGCCGAAGTTACGCATTTTAAACTTAGCTATCAATCGACTAAATGTTTTACCGCGAGGTTTTGGAGCGTTTCCTGCATTGGAAGTTCTAGATCTTACGTATAATAATTtgagtgaaaaaaatttacctggaaacttttttatgatgg aaacgTTACGAGCACTTTATTTGGGTGATAATGATTTTGAATTCTTACCACcagaaattggaaatttgaaaaatttacaaatt CTTGTTCTAcgtgaaaatgatttaattgaatTACCTAAAGAAATCGGCGATTTACAACGTTTACGAGAACTACATATTCAAGGAAATCGTCTTACAGTTTTACCTCCTGAAATTG gaaatttggatatgatgaGTAACAAAGCGGTTATTAAGTTAGAGGGTAACGAATGGGTAACTCCGATTGCAGATCAATTACAAGTTGGTATTAGCCATGTTATGGAGTATTTAAAAACGGAAACTTACAGGAT cttaTACAATCGACATATGGCTGCAaaaccaccaccaccaccaagTTGCATTGACAAGAGTAAGAAAATCTCGCGTACAAGATCATAA
- the LOC123290595 gene encoding uncharacterized protein LOC123290595, translating into MRHQEKHGKNETIECKRKLVSDMKGIVDTIKNELSTMEIDVDDKKKSRPPRIPDLSIDDKRKILGLVNMLGKMNQDKDKYCEQVANYCNEIKSFQSEISRIKEMHQYEKLNFCTQIEELNDTIKTLKEKQDKEFDEFTLYKTQKENEIAKLRAEHIQEIQNVRNDYQNKFDSQKTSHDIEMDQLRTQIIEQQNLLQAKAIDHATIENSSKLIIEQLQKENSSLQTRVDVCRTKLKSAFYALKKIKRKLERKPTVCSRSVQTMNTYTNEDLTTKIKWDNKPTDRTPKLTDQALISELFFNKEKSQLPLDPLFYSNNLKVMSKDFARVE; encoded by the exons ATGAGACATCAGGAAAAACATGGTAAAAATGAGACAATCGAATGCAAAAGAAAACTGGTATCAGATATGAAAGGTATAGttgatacaataaaaaatgaactatCAACTATGGAAATAGATGTtgacgataaaaaaaaatcacgtcCTCCAAGAATTCCAGATTTATCAATCGAtgataaacgaaaaatattaggtTTGGTTAATATGCTTGGAAAGATGAATCAAGACAAGGATAAATATTGTGAACAAGTTGCAAATTATTGTAATGAAATCAAATCATTTCAATCGGAAATAAGTCGTATCAAAGAAATGCATCAGTATGAAAAACTGAATTTCTGTACACag ATTGAAGAATTGAATGATACAATAAAAacgttaaaagaaaaacaagatAAAGAATTCGACGAATTTACACTCTATAAAActcaaaaagaaaatgaaatcgCAAAACTTCGTGCCGAACATATTCAAGAAATACAAAATGTTCGAAatgattatcaaaataaattcgatAGTCAAAAAACATCTCATGACATTGAAATGGATCAATTACGTACTCAAATTATtgaacaacaaaatttattgcaaGCAAAAGCAATTGATCATGCCACGAtcgaaaattcatcaaaattaataattgaacaattacaaaaagaaaatagttcTTTGCAGACGCGTGTTGATGTCTGTCGAACAAAATTGAAGAGTGCATTTTAcgcattaaagaaaattaaacgaaaattagAACGTAAACCAACTGTTTGTTCCCGATCTGTTCAAACCAT GAATACTTATACAAATGAAGACCTTACAACAAAAATCAAATGGGATAATAAACCAACAGATCGAACACCAAAGTTAACGGATCAAGCTTTAATTTCAGAGCTATTCTTTAATAAAGAGAAAAGTCAACTGCCTTTGGATCCATTATTTTACtcaaacaatttaaaagttATGTCAAAAGATTTTGCTCGAGTTGAGTAA